The following proteins come from a genomic window of Anopheles ziemanni chromosome 3, idAnoZiCoDA_A2_x.2, whole genome shotgun sequence:
- the LOC131289056 gene encoding uncharacterized protein LOC131289056 — protein sequence MKLLLERGLLLLGLLVLGTLEQELTSRSNGEAAQILTEPRTDRSRSKRTLVYTFNSCSGILIAMSIPLLVTGRNIFVSYNFEANYNMPTDSTDFTQGILKKGDNEQIEGGTARKVGRSITTPTTTTTTVASPRGRSSFSRKKFYRTIDVNLQRYGFAGKRCILRMICDLAQTPLQHENGVLGDLLQLIFTPSMSRDENLPVEFYRAEELGRNDRNCSKYRVHCPSNPIDLVSFVL from the exons ATGAAGTTACTTCTGGAGCGTGGGCTACTTCTGTTAGGTTTGCTCGTTCTCGGCACGTTAGAGCAGGAGCTGACATCGCGAAGCAATGGTGAGGCGGCGCAGATCCTTACCGAACCACGGACCGATCGTAGTCGCTCGAAGCGAACGCTGGTGTACACCTTCAATAGCTGCTCCGGG ATCCTGATCGCCATGTCGATACCGCTGCTCGTGACGGGCAGAAACATTTTCGTGTCGTACAACTTCGAGGCGAACTACAACATGCCCACGGACAGTACGGACTTTACGCAGGGCATCCTGAAGAAGGGCGACAACGAGCAGATAGAGGGCGGTACGGCACGGAAGGTTGGTCGCTCGATTACGACACcgactacgacgacgacgacggtggcgtCTCCCCGGGGACGATCGAGCTTCAGTCGGAAAAAGTTTTACCGTACGATCGACGTGAACCTGCAGCGCTACGGATTCGCCGGCAAACGGTGCATCCTGCGGATGATCTGCGATTTGGCGCAGACTCCGCTCCAACACGAGAACGGCGTGTTGGGTGATTTGCTGCAGTTGATTTTCAC TCCATCCATGTCCAGGGATGAGAACCTGCCAGTTGAGTTCTACCGCGCCGAGGAGCTGGGCCGCAACGATAGAAACTGTTCCAAATATCGGGTACATTGCCCCTCGAATCCAATCGACTTAGTAAGCTTCGTGCTGTAG